In the genome of bacterium, one region contains:
- a CDS encoding NAD(P)H-dependent oxidoreductase subunit E: MLPKLEIDDETKSLVERLAAEYEGGAETLVPILQDINAELNWLPPGVLVRLSELKKVPLERVLRIATFYKAFSLEPRGRSIIRVCTGTACHVKGAPRIIGRFQNQLGVGVGETTADMEFTLEEVRCLGCCGLSPVVTVGEEVHGKLTPATAVALVNRRAA, translated from the coding sequence AGACGAAGTCACTCGTCGAGAGACTCGCCGCTGAGTACGAAGGTGGCGCCGAGACCCTGGTGCCGATTCTCCAGGACATCAATGCGGAGCTCAACTGGCTTCCACCGGGAGTCCTGGTGCGGCTGTCTGAGCTCAAGAAGGTACCCCTGGAACGCGTTCTGCGCATTGCCACCTTCTACAAGGCTTTCAGCCTCGAACCCAGAGGCAGGTCGATCATCAGGGTGTGTACCGGAACCGCCTGTCATGTGAAAGGAGCTCCGAGGATTATCGGCCGGTTCCAGAATCAACTGGGGGTCGGTGTGGGAGAGACGACTGCCGACATGGAGTTCACCTTGGAGGAGGTTCGCTGTCTCGGCTGTTGCGGCCTGTCTCCAGTCGTCACGGTGGGCGAGGAAGTACACGGCAAGCTGACTCCGGCGACGGCCGTCGCTCTTGTGAATCGG